In Chloroflexota bacterium, a single window of DNA contains:
- a CDS encoding threonyl-tRNA synthetase editing domain-containing protein, with protein sequence MRLLMFHVDSFTCTVTERGRSPVAETPTSPSCHIDEGLLVLASAESADEADPEAVARQTANEVHRLASQLKATEVLLLPFAHLFAEPCAPDAALAMIDSVARELRRRGLHVERPPFGWFHSWDLRAKGHPLSRVARSVRAHEPGGSPPDPAAERNDAASAPSPGRLP encoded by the coding sequence GTGCGCCTGCTCATGTTCCACGTGGATTCGTTTACCTGTACGGTCACCGAGCGCGGCAGGTCGCCGGTAGCGGAGACGCCGACCTCCCCGAGCTGTCACATCGACGAAGGGCTGCTCGTCCTGGCAAGCGCCGAATCGGCCGATGAAGCGGACCCCGAGGCGGTGGCACGACAAACCGCGAATGAGGTCCACCGACTGGCCAGCCAGCTCAAGGCCACCGAGGTCCTGCTGCTCCCCTTTGCGCATCTCTTTGCCGAGCCATGCGCTCCCGACGCCGCGCTGGCGATGATCGATTCCGTGGCCCGGGAACTGCGGCGCCGCGGGCTCCATGTGGAGCGTCCGCCGTTTGGGTGGTTTCACTCCTGGGACCTCCGCGCCAAGGGCCACCCGCTCTCCCGCGTGGCGCGCTCGGTTCGCGCCCATGAGCCAGGCGGCTCACCGCCCGATCCCGCGGCCGAGCGGAACGACGCGGCCTCGGCGCCGTCGCCGGGGCGTCTGCCATGA
- the nrdR gene encoding transcriptional regulator NrdR — MKCPYCSAPTTKVLDKRDSEDLTVTRRRRRCATCGARFTTYERAEVAGLILVKKDGRREEFSRAKLRAGITKACAKRPVSADAIEQLVNDIEAALRQREGHEVSHAVVGELVMNKLRELDNVAYIRFASVYRAFADLSSFEEEIQRAKSTSGSDPVPMDRGTPTRRDGRNGRRREPVG; from the coding sequence ATGAAGTGTCCGTATTGTTCCGCGCCGACGACGAAAGTGCTCGATAAGCGCGACTCCGAAGACCTCACGGTTACCCGAAGGCGCCGTCGCTGCGCTACCTGCGGCGCGCGCTTCACGACCTACGAGCGCGCGGAGGTCGCGGGCCTGATTCTCGTGAAGAAGGACGGGCGGCGGGAGGAGTTCAGCCGCGCGAAGCTTCGGGCCGGAATCACCAAGGCCTGCGCCAAGCGGCCGGTCAGCGCCGACGCGATCGAGCAGCTCGTGAACGATATCGAGGCGGCGTTGCGCCAGCGTGAGGGCCACGAAGTCAGCCATGCCGTCGTGGGCGAGCTGGTGATGAACAAGCTTCGCGAGCTGGACAATGTTGCCTATATTCGGTTCGCATCGGTCTACCGAGCGTTCGCCGATCTCTCGTCTTTCGAAGAGGAGATCCAGCGCGCCAAGAGCACGTCGGGATCGGACCCCGTCCCGATGGATCGGGGCACCCCGACTCGTCGGGACGGGCGAAACGGCCGACGACGCGAACCCGTCGGCTGA